From the Kitasatospora viridis genome, one window contains:
- the ligD gene encoding non-homologous end-joining DNA ligase — protein MPALDLLPDPLRARLRPLDAAELTQCQPMLAKPTARRAFADDWVFERKLDGIRVLALREGGRVRLRSRTGKPLDASYPELAAALRTQPAPAFAVDGEITAMRGDRTDFGLLQRRMGLTEVRAIARTGVPVVLHLFDLLWLDGQDVRPLPLRARKALLRRAVEFTEPLRFTPHRTGEAEQLLAEACARGWEGLIAKRAESPYRPGRGDDWLKLKCLNAQEFVVGGFTDPAGASRSGFGALLVGYYEEGRLRYAGKVGTGFDTQTLHALRGFLDATGRPDPPFDPAPRERGAHWVRPLLVVQVGFGEWTAAGLLRHPRYLGVRDDRPPTEVVREQGRPGDTA, from the coding sequence ATGCCCGCGCTCGACCTGCTCCCCGACCCGCTCCGCGCCCGACTGCGCCCGCTCGACGCAGCCGAACTGACGCAGTGTCAGCCGATGCTCGCCAAGCCCACCGCCCGGCGCGCCTTCGCCGACGACTGGGTCTTCGAACGCAAGCTCGACGGGATCCGGGTGCTCGCCCTGCGCGAGGGCGGGCGGGTTCGGCTGCGCTCGCGCACCGGCAAACCGCTGGACGCCTCCTACCCCGAGCTCGCCGCCGCGCTGCGCACCCAGCCGGCGCCGGCGTTCGCGGTGGACGGCGAGATCACCGCGATGCGCGGCGACCGCACCGACTTCGGCCTGCTCCAACGGCGGATGGGCCTGACCGAGGTCCGGGCGATCGCCCGCACCGGCGTCCCGGTGGTGCTGCACCTCTTCGACCTGCTCTGGCTGGACGGCCAGGACGTGCGCCCGCTCCCGCTGCGCGCCCGCAAGGCGCTGCTGCGGCGGGCGGTCGAGTTCACCGAGCCGCTGCGCTTCACCCCGCACCGCACCGGCGAGGCCGAGCAGTTGCTGGCCGAGGCCTGCGCCCGGGGCTGGGAGGGCCTGATCGCCAAGCGCGCCGAGAGCCCGTACCGGCCGGGGCGCGGCGACGACTGGCTCAAGCTCAAGTGCCTGAACGCCCAGGAGTTCGTGGTCGGCGGCTTCACCGACCCGGCCGGCGCGAGCCGTTCGGGCTTCGGCGCGCTGCTGGTCGGCTACTACGAGGAGGGCCGGCTGCGGTACGCGGGCAAGGTCGGCACCGGCTTCGACACCCAGACCCTGCACGCCCTGCGCGGCTTCCTGGACGCCACCGGCCGGCCCGACCCGCCGTTCGACCCGGCGCCGCGCGAGCGCGGTGCGCACTGGGTCAGGCCGCTGCTGGTGGTGCAGGTCGGTTTCGGCGAGTGGACTGCGGCCGGCCTGCTCCGCCACCCGCGCTACCTGGGGGTGCGGGACGACCGCCCGCCCACCGAGGTGGTCCGGGAGCAGGGCCGCCCGGGTGACACCGCGTGA
- a CDS encoding DUF1048 domain-containing protein → MNFWERITGNDISREWKAFDTRAAALPADHRAAWEQIKGHLHPHADLTGRNLTPILDAALGLLEETAAAGESAQEVLGDDVQGFCTGLLGGAGARTYRDRWREQLNRNVARKLSRLGG, encoded by the coding sequence ATGAACTTCTGGGAACGCATCACCGGCAATGACATCAGCAGGGAGTGGAAGGCGTTCGACACCCGGGCCGCGGCCCTGCCCGCCGACCACCGGGCGGCCTGGGAGCAGATCAAGGGCCACCTGCACCCGCACGCCGACCTCACCGGCCGCAACCTGACCCCGATCCTCGACGCCGCCCTCGGGCTGCTGGAGGAGACGGCGGCGGCCGGGGAGAGCGCCCAGGAGGTGCTCGGCGACGACGTCCAGGGCTTCTGCACGGGGCTGCTGGGCGGCGCCGGGGCCCGCACCTACCGCGACCGGTGGCGCGAGCAGTTGAACAGGAACGTGGCCAGGAAACTGAGCAGGCTGGGAGGCTGA
- a CDS encoding MFS transporter — MTTSNATTRTGGVLDAEHPRYKWIALSNTTLGMLIATINSSIVLISLPAIFNGIRLDPLQPGNVSYLLWMLMGYMLVTAVLVVTLGRLGDIWGRVRIYNAGFLVFTVTSVILSLDPLHGGGGALWLIGWRVVQAVGGAMLMANSAAIITDAFPASRRGMALGVNMVAAIAGSFVGLVLGGVLAEWNWRSIFWVNVPIGVVGTLWAYRSLKETGSRRPGRIDWWGNITFAVGLTALLAGITYGIQPYGGHSQGWTNPWVLAGLLGGAAVLAVFCVIEAKVAEPMFPLRLFRNTVFTGNNLATLLGSVARGGLQFMLIIWLQGIWLPQHGYDYADTPLWAGIYLLPLTIGFLAAGPLAGYLSDRFGARLFAAGGLVVMALSFAGLLLLPTDFGYPAFALLVLLNGLGGGLFSAPNTALIMGSAPAADRGAASGMRATFMNAGMVLSIGIFFSLMVAGLSGSLPHTLEAGLTAQQVPPGDAHAISQVPPVGMLFAAFLGYNPVHQLLGDKVLNQLPAQNAQTLTGREFFPHLIAGPFHDGLMVVFGLAIAMSLVAAVCCLPRGRAERKG; from the coding sequence ATGACCACCAGCAACGCGACGACCAGAACCGGCGGGGTGCTCGACGCCGAGCACCCGCGCTACAAGTGGATCGCGCTCTCGAACACCACGCTCGGCATGCTGATCGCCACCATCAACTCCTCGATCGTGCTGATCTCGCTGCCGGCGATCTTCAACGGCATCCGGCTGGACCCGCTGCAGCCCGGCAACGTCAGCTACCTGCTCTGGATGCTGATGGGCTACATGCTGGTCACCGCCGTGCTGGTGGTCACCCTCGGGCGGCTCGGCGACATCTGGGGGCGGGTGCGGATCTACAACGCCGGCTTCCTGGTCTTCACCGTCACCTCGGTGATCCTCTCGCTCGACCCGCTGCACGGCGGTGGCGGGGCGCTCTGGCTGATCGGCTGGCGGGTGGTGCAGGCGGTCGGCGGCGCGATGCTGATGGCCAACTCGGCGGCGATCATCACCGACGCCTTCCCGGCGAGCCGGCGCGGCATGGCACTGGGCGTCAACATGGTCGCGGCGATCGCCGGTTCGTTCGTCGGCCTGGTGCTCGGCGGGGTGCTGGCCGAGTGGAACTGGCGGTCGATCTTCTGGGTCAACGTGCCGATCGGCGTCGTCGGCACCCTGTGGGCCTACCGCTCGCTGAAGGAGACCGGCAGCCGGCGTCCCGGCCGGATCGACTGGTGGGGCAACATCACCTTCGCCGTCGGCCTCACCGCGCTGCTGGCCGGCATCACCTACGGCATCCAGCCCTACGGCGGCCACAGCCAGGGCTGGACCAACCCCTGGGTGCTCGCCGGACTGCTCGGCGGTGCGGCGGTGCTCGCGGTGTTCTGCGTGATCGAGGCCAAGGTCGCCGAGCCGATGTTCCCGCTGCGGCTGTTCCGCAACACCGTCTTCACCGGCAACAACCTGGCCACGCTGCTCGGTTCGGTGGCCCGCGGCGGCCTCCAGTTCATGCTGATCATCTGGCTGCAGGGCATCTGGCTGCCGCAGCACGGCTACGACTACGCGGACACCCCGCTCTGGGCGGGCATCTACCTGCTGCCGCTGACCATCGGCTTCCTGGCCGCCGGCCCGCTGGCCGGCTACCTCTCCGACCGGTTCGGCGCCCGGCTGTTCGCGGCCGGCGGGCTGGTGGTGATGGCGCTCTCCTTCGCCGGACTGCTCCTGCTGCCCACCGACTTCGGCTACCCGGCCTTCGCGCTGCTGGTGCTGCTGAACGGGCTGGGCGGCGGGCTGTTCTCGGCGCCCAACACCGCGCTGATCATGGGCAGCGCGCCGGCCGCCGACCGGGGCGCGGCCTCCGGCATGCGGGCCACCTTCATGAACGCGGGGATGGTGCTGTCGATCGGGATCTTCTTCTCGCTGATGGTGGCGGGCCTGTCCGGCTCGCTGCCGCACACCCTGGAGGCCGGGCTCACCGCCCAGCAGGTGCCGCCCGGCGACGCCCACGCGATCTCCCAAGTGCCGCCGGTGGGCATGCTGTTCGCCGCCTTCCTGGGCTACAACCCGGTGCACCAGCTGCTCGGCGACAAGGTGCTGAACCAGCTGCCGGCGCAGAACGCGCAGACCCTGACGGGCCGTGAGTTCTTCCCGCACCTGATCGCGGGGCCGTTCCACGACGGGCTGATGGTGGTCTTCGGCCTCGCCATCGCGATGTCGCTGGTGGCGGCGGTGTGCTGCCTGCCGCGCGGCCGGGCGGAGCGGAAGGGGTGA
- a CDS encoding PadR family transcriptional regulator gives MDDLTEMLKGTLEGCVLEIIDREETYGYAITRRLNELGFADVVEGTVYTILLRLERNRLVQVAKRPSGVGPPRKFYALNDAGREELARFWAKWQYVSTRINSLKEGGR, from the coding sequence ATGGACGACCTGACGGAGATGCTGAAGGGCACGCTCGAAGGCTGCGTGCTCGAAATCATCGACCGCGAGGAGACCTACGGGTACGCCATCACCCGCCGGCTGAACGAGCTCGGCTTCGCCGACGTCGTCGAGGGGACGGTGTACACCATCCTGCTGCGACTGGAGCGGAACCGACTCGTGCAGGTGGCGAAGCGACCGTCCGGGGTCGGTCCGCCGCGCAAGTTCTACGCGCTCAACGACGCCGGGCGCGAGGAACTCGCCAGGTTCTGGGCGAAGTGGCAGTACGTCTCAACGCGCATCAACAGCCTCAAGGAGGGCGGGAGATGA
- a CDS encoding MarR family winged helix-turn-helix transcriptional regulator, translated as MSGPVPGEGFDAREVARLRLAVARLYRRLSQGAAGAELTTAQLSALARIEQHGPVRVGELAVLEEVAAPTMTRTLAPLLAQELAERLADPSDGRSSLVRLSRAGTELLAQVRRERSSVLARRIATLDPADQAVLLAAVPVLERLVGPESCGPTGPTGPTGRAGARSPGRAGRPW; from the coding sequence GTGAGCGGGCCGGTGCCGGGCGAGGGCTTCGACGCGCGGGAGGTGGCCCGGCTGCGGCTCGCGGTGGCCCGGCTCTACCGTCGCCTGTCCCAGGGCGCGGCGGGGGCCGAGCTGACCACCGCGCAGCTCTCCGCGCTGGCCCGGATCGAGCAGCACGGGCCGGTGCGGGTAGGCGAGTTGGCCGTGCTGGAGGAGGTCGCCGCGCCGACCATGACCCGCACCCTGGCCCCGCTGCTCGCCCAGGAGCTGGCCGAGCGGCTGGCCGATCCGAGCGACGGGCGCTCCAGCCTGGTGCGACTGAGCCGGGCCGGCACGGAGTTGCTGGCCCAGGTGCGGCGCGAGCGGTCCTCGGTGCTGGCCCGCCGGATCGCCACCCTCGACCCGGCCGACCAGGCGGTGCTGCTGGCGGCGGTGCCGGTGCTGGAGCGCCTGGTCGGCCCGGAGAGCTGCGGCCCTACTGGCCCTACTGGCCCTACTGGCCGAGCAGGTGCGCGAAGTCCTGGCCGAGCAGGGAGACCTTGGTGA
- a CDS encoding lipase family protein, translated as MSRRPLSSATVLAATLATCGVLLLPAGTAGAAARAAVPAPGSVPPDQDPFYAAPADIADYRPGQVVASRPVPNPTLDWIPMPVDVWQLSYRSNDSNDQPELAVTSLVVPKRAWTGAGARPVVSLQSPEDSLGTQCAPSYLLAGGQDNQDAALGVELLAANWAVAIPDHEGPKSVFLAGPQEGHAVLDGIRAVRDFGADGIGKANPWALSGYSGGANATGWAAQLQPGYAPDVPLVGAAIGGTPAAPRAVAKYIDGTSFAGFEFAAAYGVATEWPGSGITSLLNPRGQQDFAGLRGQCESAILSSFAFRRLNEDTTVPDPFGVPSVAAVLQQDTLGAQPPVVPVYDYHADTDEIVPVGQDDQLVSDWCAKGATVQSVRDLLGEHVEEAAVRETAVSVYLGDRFAGRPAPSSC; from the coding sequence GTGTCCAGACGCCCCCTCAGCTCTGCCACCGTGCTCGCGGCCACGCTCGCCACCTGCGGCGTGCTACTGCTGCCGGCCGGCACCGCGGGTGCGGCCGCCCGCGCCGCCGTGCCCGCGCCCGGCTCGGTGCCGCCCGACCAGGACCCGTTCTACGCCGCCCCGGCGGACATCGCCGACTACCGGCCCGGCCAGGTGGTGGCCTCCCGGCCGGTGCCGAACCCGACCCTCGACTGGATCCCGATGCCGGTCGACGTCTGGCAGCTCTCCTACCGCAGCAACGACAGCAACGACCAACCCGAACTGGCCGTCACCTCACTGGTGGTGCCGAAGCGCGCCTGGACCGGCGCGGGCGCGCGCCCGGTGGTCTCGCTGCAGTCGCCCGAGGACAGCCTGGGCACCCAGTGCGCGCCCTCCTACCTGCTGGCCGGCGGGCAGGACAACCAGGACGCCGCGCTCGGCGTCGAACTGCTGGCCGCCAACTGGGCGGTGGCGATCCCGGACCACGAGGGCCCGAAGTCGGTCTTCCTGGCCGGCCCGCAGGAGGGCCACGCGGTGCTGGACGGCATCCGGGCCGTGCGCGACTTCGGCGCGGACGGCATCGGCAAGGCCAACCCGTGGGCGCTGAGCGGCTATTCGGGCGGCGCCAACGCCACCGGCTGGGCCGCCCAGCTGCAGCCGGGCTACGCCCCCGACGTGCCGCTGGTCGGCGCGGCGATCGGCGGCACGCCCGCCGCCCCGAGGGCGGTGGCGAAGTACATCGACGGCACCTCGTTCGCCGGCTTCGAGTTCGCCGCCGCCTACGGCGTGGCCACCGAGTGGCCCGGATCCGGCATCACCTCGCTGCTCAACCCCCGTGGGCAGCAGGACTTCGCGGGGCTGCGCGGGCAGTGCGAGTCGGCGATCCTGAGCAGTTTCGCGTTCCGCCGGCTGAACGAGGACACCACGGTCCCCGACCCGTTCGGCGTGCCGAGCGTGGCGGCGGTGCTCCAGCAGGACACCCTCGGGGCGCAGCCGCCGGTGGTGCCGGTCTACGACTACCACGCGGACACCGACGAGATCGTGCCGGTCGGCCAGGACGACCAGCTGGTCTCCGACTGGTGCGCCAAGGGCGCCACCGTGCAGTCGGTGCGCGACCTGCTCGGCGAGCACGTGGAGGAGGCGGCGGTCCGCGAGACAGCGGTCTCGGTCTACCTGGGGGACCGGTTCGCCGGCCGGCCCGCGCCCAGCTCCTGCTGA
- a CDS encoding mycothiol transferase — MTATSAKLLIDGFERVREAVAETLAGLSQEELDWRGADGHTNPIGWLVWHLTRVQDLQVADLAELPEVWQAQEWQARFALPYPPDASGYGASSAQVGAFSAPAELLAGYHEAVHRQSVDYLAALKQGEFDRIVDEGWDPPVTLAVRLVSTLADDLQHVGQAALVRGAVRRRRG; from the coding sequence ATGACGGCGACGAGCGCGAAACTGCTGATCGACGGCTTCGAGCGGGTCCGGGAGGCGGTCGCCGAGACGCTGGCGGGGCTGAGCCAGGAGGAACTCGACTGGCGCGGCGCCGACGGGCACACCAATCCGATCGGCTGGCTGGTCTGGCACCTGACCCGGGTCCAGGACCTCCAGGTCGCGGACCTCGCGGAGCTGCCCGAGGTCTGGCAGGCCCAGGAGTGGCAGGCGCGGTTCGCCCTGCCCTACCCGCCGGACGCCAGCGGCTACGGCGCGAGCAGCGCCCAGGTCGGCGCCTTCTCCGCCCCGGCGGAGCTGCTGGCCGGCTACCACGAGGCGGTGCACCGGCAGAGCGTGGACTACCTGGCCGCCCTGAAGCAGGGCGAGTTCGACCGGATCGTGGACGAGGGGTGGGACCCGCCGGTCACGCTGGCGGTGCGGCTGGTCAGCACCTTGGCGGACGACCTCCAGCACGTCGGCCAGGCCGCGCTGGTGCGCGGCGCCGTGCGGCGGCGCCGGGGCTGA
- a CDS encoding DUF1048 domain-containing protein has protein sequence MSIQDIIEGKKHWRAHQARVKALPPDYRIVYQEMQRYLFKVGPVDLAEGPLLPGIVDFFEEGVTTGKGVLELIGTDVAAFCDGLIKDSPTYADAYQEAGRADPVD, from the coding sequence GTGAGCATCCAGGACATCATCGAGGGCAAGAAGCACTGGCGGGCCCACCAGGCCCGGGTCAAGGCGCTCCCGCCGGACTACCGGATCGTCTACCAGGAGATGCAGCGGTACCTGTTCAAGGTCGGCCCGGTCGACCTGGCCGAGGGCCCGCTGCTCCCCGGGATCGTCGACTTCTTCGAGGAGGGCGTCACGACCGGCAAGGGGGTGCTGGAGCTGATCGGCACCGACGTCGCCGCGTTCTGCGACGGCCTGATCAAGGACTCCCCCACCTACGCGGACGCCTACCAGGAGGCCGGCCGAGCCGACCCGGTGGACTGA
- a CDS encoding AurF N-oxygenase family protein — MTDTGTATTRRGHTTADEDVSQRLLDSAAQLSYDPNVEVDWAAPLDPAHYGLNPEWSTLYGTRLWREMSEHQRVVLTRHEVGSIMSTGIWFEMILQQLVLRDQYLKNHGNAEFRFALTEIADECRHSIMFARACEKMGVPHYRPTRPVAEAARAFKTLATGELAYGGILVAEEVLDVMQRDWMRGEEVLPIIRATSRIHVVEESRHMKFARQEIRERLRGAGPVRRHNSAFGTAVAAAVILTSMVNKRVYAAVGLNVERALAEVRASEHRKAMMRTSSAHLIHFLGEAGLLNRPAVRIYQSLHMI, encoded by the coding sequence ATGACGGACACCGGAACGGCGACGACCCGACGCGGACACACGACGGCCGACGAGGACGTCTCCCAGCGGCTGCTCGACTCGGCCGCCCAGCTCTCCTACGACCCGAACGTCGAGGTGGACTGGGCGGCCCCGCTCGACCCGGCGCACTACGGCCTCAACCCGGAGTGGAGCACCCTCTACGGCACCCGGCTCTGGCGCGAGATGTCGGAGCACCAGCGGGTCGTGCTGACCCGGCACGAGGTCGGCTCGATCATGAGCACCGGCATCTGGTTCGAGATGATCCTCCAGCAACTGGTGCTGCGCGACCAGTACTTGAAGAACCACGGCAACGCCGAGTTCCGGTTCGCGCTCACCGAGATCGCCGACGAGTGCCGGCACTCGATCATGTTCGCCCGGGCCTGCGAGAAGATGGGCGTGCCGCACTACCGGCCCACCCGCCCGGTCGCCGAGGCCGCGCGCGCCTTCAAGACCCTGGCCACCGGCGAACTCGCCTACGGCGGGATCCTGGTGGCCGAAGAGGTGCTGGACGTGATGCAGCGCGACTGGATGCGCGGCGAGGAGGTGCTGCCGATCATCCGGGCCACCTCGCGGATCCACGTGGTCGAGGAGTCCCGGCACATGAAGTTCGCCCGCCAGGAGATCCGCGAACGGCTGCGCGGCGCCGGCCCCGTGCGCCGGCACAACAGCGCCTTCGGCACCGCGGTGGCTGCCGCCGTGATCCTCACCAGCATGGTCAACAAGCGGGTGTACGCCGCCGTCGGGCTGAACGTCGAGCGGGCGCTGGCCGAGGTGCGGGCCAGCGAGCACCGCAAGGCGATGATGCGCACCAGCTCGGCGCACCTGATCCACTTCCTCGGCGAGGCGGGCCTGCTGAACCGCCCTGCGGTGCGCATCTACCAGAGCCTGCACATGATCTGA